The Nematostella vectensis chromosome 6, jaNemVect1.1, whole genome shotgun sequence region AATGGTTATAAGCTGGCTTAATATGACTGGTCTCTcccaataatatatatttcatttgATTTTAtgcttgttgtttttaaagtctttttttctttgtttttatcttctttCCAGGGACAGGAGAAGAAACAAGTCACAAATGTAAGCACAATTAAGTAGCCATTGTATGGTTTCCCTCTTACATGACACACTCTTAAAATGtaagctatgataacaatgcCACCCACCTATATTGATTTTTTCTTCACTTCTTTCATTGTTTGGGACATTAAGATTTCTGTGGGCTGTCAGTGGTGGACACATAAGATGTATCAACTTCTTGAAAGAAAAATGTTGTTTGTCTGCTGTTGCCAAGCTGTCCCCTGTTAGGCTTCTACTGAACCtagtttttatatttatttcattattttcatGTTTAAGGGTGTTGCTCCAAAAGCtgacaaaaagcaaacaggaAAGGTATTAATGAATTCAGTCCCTTATTATCTACAACTTGATCACATCCTAGATGGGTCACCTTTTTACCGTATCCTCTTtcgtttgtgtttattttcatctttttggCAGGGCGCAACACCAGGCAACAAACAAATGCCTGCAGGGAAGGTTCAGTATTGTTGtatattgttattgtattACTGTACTTCACTCAAACAATTGGCTAGCTGCCATATTTTTTTGAtgctcttgtttttgtttttgttttgttttttacatttttcttactttgtagGCTGTAacaccaaaagataaaaaacaacCCGGGAAAAAAGAGACCCCTGCCGGAAAGGTAAGTGTTGTCTTAGTCTATACTGtacaaatatttcaacagaTGTTGAATTCATGTTTTGTAATGCATTCAATGATCGATGATAAAATGGTGTAAATGTATGTTGAGATTTGTTGTTGAAGAACCTTATTTACTTCAGAAAGCAGATGGCAAAAAGGCTACTCCTGGTTCTGGGCCAAGGGTACAGTATGACTATTATAAATGTTGCAAGAAATTAATATTTTAGAAATGCAGTCAATACTGTATCCGCctgtttcaaataaggttgcactcggatAATCAATGCGCCGATACCAGCATTGTTACTGTATAAATGAACGGATCCTGGTAATATGTCAAAACCACGCTTACAGGAACATAAGAAATACAGATTTCCTGACCTAAATAAGTTTTTATTTATGCTTATTTATTTGGTACTGATAAAGCACTTTGCAATCTTGTTTGAAAGGTGTATACATTTATTCATGTTTTTGGAGGATTATATTTAATAATCCGTATTTGATGTGCtgctactgttttattttatttattgttaattGATTTATAGTTATTTAACATATGAACAGCATGCAAGTTATAGATAGAGATAGAGATAGAGAATGGGTTAAAAATACCTCATTCTCGATATTGTGTTTCGGGGACAGGACTAGGACAGAAATTAGTGAGTAAATGTATTGCAGGGTCCCCTTAGCTCATAAAGTTCATAAAATACTGGTCTGTTCATATGTTAACTAACTTTAAATCGGTTAccgataaataaaataagagtCGCCCATCAGATACGgattattaaaaattataatccAAAAACATGATTGAAATCAGACGAGATTTGAGACTACTAGACGTTAATTTTATAACgagtaaaatgaaaaaaaaaaatgctataaaTAATTACTAATGAGCCTCCTTAAAAGTTGTACAGTACCTGCTTAGTGTAATTGCACAGAAGGCAGCACTGGAAATTATGTTTGATTATTAGGTAcaaatttgtgtttttatcaCCAGATTAGAAAGAAGAATGTACCTCTTATAAATTATCTTATATAAGATTTTACCATATCCTAGGACATAGAGGAGGTCAAGCAAGCACTCCTTAAGGTGAGCAATCTAATTTTTATATCATTACAAATAGAAGATGTCAAATGGCTGAACTGCTGCTAGCATAGTTTCTGTGTTTTAGTATTTTATCGCTAACTGTTCACTTCAACATCAGTATCGTAATGGGTTGGCCCCGCCGGGACCCTGTGTCCTTTTGACTTCCCATCTCTGCACTTATTCTGGTCTGTTTTTattatgtttattgttgtatttCTTTAAATTAGTGTGGAAGAAGCCtctaaatgaatgaatgaatgaatttaTAGCAGTGGTACTCCTCTcctttaacacattgacccctcaaccggcctgtaccggctttgggaagtacccacaacccaaaaaattcataaattcaaaataaacacaacaagatgaagatactcaggcatcagtctaagggataaatggtcttgcagatatgcatccaaccaaggtgttggcatctactcttaagccaaataatagcacaggttctttgacaaatctcaaatcgaacaaggagagaaaagcagaatcacccctctcaataaaacgctcaaaataccacacaagggagagagatcagcaaacacagctcaagacacaaatagatacctttattctgatcctccgggtacatttccttggcctcaaaacacaatgtccattccttgaaggattgtacaaccacgaaaatatctttacgtattgcaaagcattctgggagatccaggggaaaattcacgaggggagggccagtcaacactcctccccccaaagtcagatgtttttttataagtcttttcaccccgaagccaaacgaatcaattccaggtcatacagacccagaatagcagtgtaaacgattttggaatcaatttggtttcagaaaagacagcatttaggagagctgtggtgattcattagaaaattattttcgcatccgggcaaagccaaacaagaaaaaatcatcatgaatccacctttgcttgcaaatatccataagcaaagcactcaattatgccccaaaagacttcatgatgtcctgagacactctcctaatatgctcatagctgtatttttgatgaaaaatacaagcaaccatcaacttgtgctggcttcagcacaacgacgagggattaaaagtggggaccgcaaagcactgttggaaagcttggataccgctgactaggtgcagctgtgttttgtaaattcagctccaaaaaagccaggagtcaatgggttaacaaGTTCTTTGTTGACGCAGACAACTGATGTTatgctttaatttaatttcAGTCTCCTGCTCTCCCAAAGAAACTTGACAAGTTCAAGAATTTAATGAAGTCCTCATACAAAATCACCAATGATAAGGTAGACATTTCATTTTGTTATAGAAATACTGAAACAGATTATTTAAGTATGTTTTCAGACTATGTGTCTGTCAGTCAGTCGGTTATGAAATTACTCTAacaagatattttattttcagacAATTTCTGAGGTGTGGGACTTTGTACAGAAGAACAAGAAATAAGACTGCAAACTTTATCATGTAGTTTAGTTCACTTGTAACTAATAAACAACATCCAACGACCCCAAAGAATTGATGTGTTTTGAATTGAAATTTCGGTATCCTAATTAAGCCCCTGGCAAACGGGTTCATTAAACAAGCATTCGATTATGTTGGGTCCTTTTGCCAACCCAATAAATCCGTTCGATGGTGTTGAACGCACAATTAATGGATTTCTTTGTCTTTGACTATGATTCAACAGTCAGCATTCAACATTTCATATTTCAATAATCTCGAAATTATCCCTCGGAACTCGGTTCCGATAGGAGAGATGAGGTCATTCATTAGAAATTTATCCCCAGAGGTCCTAACAAACTAAATAATTCTATTAAATCAAATTCGTTTATTGagtgtaaataaaaaagggaGATGACAAATGAATTATTTGAATTAGTCCTGTCTTCCGAGACCCTAGGGTTGTTTGCATACCCGTAACCAGGCACTAAAACGGGAAAAAGAGAGCAAGAAAAAGAGAACGATTTAACGAGGTAGGCTTTGTGGGAAAGCCAGAATTACTATGGGGCGTTTTCCAAATAGGGGTCTTTTTTAAGCGTGAAAGCGAGGCTTTtactaccttattacacttttcgcgacgtcaaaatttcgacactttattttcgcgagttttcctattttcgtaaaaaccacatcactttattttcgcgattttgggataataaaatcaagcaaaacaagtggaattaaaatgtgctgttattattaaaactgaaacaacttgtaacaaaaagatgcgtgggctaaatttagtttcataaaaatctataaatacataGTCTGCGTAGCGGCTCAAGGGAATAGAAGGGGCCAATATTCCTCCAAGGCGTCTTGTGcactcacttaattttcgcgtcactttattttcgctaatcttttaaaatcgcgaaattcaCAAAATTAAAGTGACTCAAAAATTTGGTTAAATAGGGTATTGCCTTTTGCGAGCTCTCCACATTCCCCTCACGCGCTTCATTTTAAAGGGGACTGGATACCACGAGTACGACCCGCGCAATCGGGCTTATATTTCTAGAAAACTCGTTTGAGacttttggaaaaaaaaagtggGATAATCCAGTGCTGTGAACTATtgttaaagtgaaataatggaataaataataaagaagTGTTTTCAGCATGTTAGACAAAGGATCAAGTTGAATAATGGGAAAAATCCGTCTTTTTTTGTCTCCATTATTTAAAGGACATGAAAGCAGCATTTAATTCTCAATAAAGATTCACTAATGATAATTTCTTGAAATAGTTCTgataatattttgtttctcttcaGTTCATTTTTCAACTAAATACTATATATTGGAAAGCGAAAATAGAAAAGTGCTGAAAAGTTTTTCGTATTgagttttacaaaaaaataaaccttaTTTTGGTGAGGTTTCTTTTAAACAATAGGTTTTCTGCCTTTACTTAGCAGAACTGTTGAATTTAATGATGACTAAAAATTGTTTTGAGTTATTCTTGGAATAACTTTTGCCCGCAGATGTCCACATGAATATTTTATGGGGTTTTATGATAATGGATAATTCCTCGGATATTTCGCACTTCGCTGTCAACGTTGACACCGCAATGAACTTCCTCTCCCAAAGAATCTTCTCTTTTGAAACTCTGTGTGCATTACTGGCTGTGCTGTTTGTAATCTTGGTTGGTAACAATTTGATCTCCGGTAAGGATGATTTTTCGCTTTCTTGcgcttgtttttttatattttgcatTAGAATGCACTTGAGGAGAACTCACCTTTTTTAACGTTTCGAATAtgctttaaaaagaaaagagttcTATTTAGAAAATTTTTCGATAAACTGAAAACCATTGAATATTTCGATATCTATTCTTCTTTAAAAACAGCAaacggcattttctcctgacATGCTGTTATTTCGAAAGGGTGTTGAGTTGGGCTTGTAACCGTTAGCACTAAGCCTTAACATATAATTAGTTTTGTAGCACCCAGTTTTGTAGCTTGCAAAAAAGATTTGTCAGCTTTAATATCTAAGACCAAACAATTATTGTTATCTTAATCAACGTTCGCCCAACCTTAAAGGCCTTCCAATGTCACTTGAATGTCATGAAAATCCATTGGATAGGACGCACTCCATATTTTGTCTAAATTTATAGCTAAGTTTCTAGAATTGAAGGGTGACAGAATACGCTGAGGTTAAGAACAAAAGAGATATTGATATTGATAGATTTGATGTACTTGGCGGGTAGAGACAGCTGCACATGCCATGCAAACTTATGTTTTCCAAAGACTTAAACATACATAGAAAAAAGTTAAGAAGAAGTCCCCTTCAAAATAGCTGTATTCTAACTATTTCTAACCAAATATCATGTTATTGAAAAGATAGTTATATTTATTTCCTTTACTAAATAATTCCTGTTCTGGACATTTTTGTTGATCGTCGCGCCTTCGGGTTTTCTAAGGCCAAATTTTGCTTGACATGATCAGCCACAGCTGCCCGCGCAACCAAAGATACCAAAAAGCTTTTCACATAAATCGGCTTCGTACCATGAGTAGTGACTTTCATTTGTACGTAGTGATATTAAGCCAATATTTCAACTTTGAACATTGAGCGAGGTTATAGCGAGTCACCACGTtgatctcccccccccccccccccccctttgcgACCAAAATTGGATCatttattaaggaatcttcaaatactatgctttatCCATTTGATAAGAATTATCATCATTTCCTCTTATAACAGAAATTGCACGTCACCATAGTTAGTTGATGAGCAATTTATTTCACGACTCATTTTATCCGAGTAATCTTGTTTTAGTTTCTCCGTATCGATGCTAAACCTTTAACGTGTCTAATTTTACGCATTGCTAAATTTCATTGTACTCGAATGTTGCCAATAGAATAGGGCAACGCTCGTTTTCGTAAGGACCATAAAGATGGCTCTGATAAGGGTGTATGTGACGTCACCATGGCGCTTGCATACTCGCAAGTGCTACAATGATCATAAGATCGCTCTAATAAGTCTGTGCGTGACGTCACCAGGGCAGCAGTGTGACGCAGGAGATCCAGAGCTACCGTTCGACACTCGTGAACCAATGAAAGGCATCAAGCTGAGTGGCATGGCGCCCTGGCGAACTGTACTCGTCCAAGACCTCTCACACTGCGCCGAGCTGTGCAAGAAAAGAAAGTCGTGCACCGTGTACAATGTAGGGCCATTGGACACGACTGGGCTGGTGCGTCCGTGTGAGTTGTATGACGGGCCTGTGCTGGTTAAAGAGGACCAGACCACTAATAACCCAGACTGGTACCTTGGGGGACGCCAGGTAACATTGTGCGTTGTTGGTATGGTGTTTTTTCAAAAGCTCTTCGGTCTCTTTCCCCTCCTTGCTGTCTTGAAATTAACAGATTCATCGAAAATATCCAAGAAAATTGCGATCCTCTCAAACAAGCTTCATGAGGGAGAGAACGAACCCTTGCTATAGAACACTGTATTCAAAATTTCCCGCGTTACAATACATTCCTCTTTATGAAACCATAACCCAGCATTTACCATTTTGCTATGATTTGTAATCTTGAATGTTTTACCTTATTCTATTTCTCTGcctctttgtttgtttggctGTTgtcaatttttaaatttttaactATGATTTCACGTTCGCACCTCTTTTTAAAAGAGTAACTGTCAGAATTTTATGCCTAGAAACAAAAGGCGGGAAATTTTGCTGATATAACGTCAGGCAATTGCTTTTACAGTGCGATGTCGGCAACGATTGCACAAATGGTAAAGAATGTATTCAGTTCGGGTCCAGGAAGTCTCCAGAGAAAAAGTGCATCCCAGGTAATTACAATTGCCGTTTCTTTAAGGAGCTCTCTTCTACCAAGCTTCTATAACTCTGTCTGCGCGCCAAGAAATTTCAATATCAGCAAACAACAACAGTTTCTCCATCCGCCAGATCCACCAGGGTACACCCATACTCACTTACCCAAGGGTCTTTGCGGGCGCTACGAAATAATAAGCAAGTGCACCGATTTCATACCCCCCTGATCACGTGGTGCACCCCTTTCATACCCCCATTGATCACGTAGTGCACCCCTTTCATACCCCCCTTGATCACGTGGTGCACCCCTTTCATACCCCCccttgatcacggggtgcacccTTTTCATACCCCCCCTTGATCACGTGATGCACCCCTTTCATACCCCCTTGTTCACGTGGTGCACCCTTTTCATACGCCccttgatcacggggtgcacccCTTTCATACCCCccttgatcacggggtgcacccCTTTTATACCGCccttgatcacggggtgcacccCTTTCATACCCCCccttgatcacggggtgcacccCTTTCATATCCCCCTTGATCACATGGTGCACCCCTTTTATACCCCCCTTGATCACGTGGTGCACCCCTTTCATACCCCccttgatcacggggtgcacccCTTTCATACCCCccttgatcacggggtgcacccTTTTCATACCCCccttgatcacggggtgcacccCTTTCATACCCCCCTTGATCACGTGGTGCACCCCTTTCATACCCccttgatcacggggtgcacccCTTTCATATCCCCCCTTTGATCACGTGGTGCACCCCTTTTATACCCCCCTTGATCACGGGATGCACCCCTTTCATATCCCCccttgatcacggggtgcacccCTTTCATACCCCCCTTGATCACGTGGTGCACCCTTTTCATACCCCCCTTGATCACGTGGTGCACCCCTTTCATACCCCCCTTGatcacgtgttgcaccctttTCATACCTCCCTTGATCACGTGGTGCACCCCTTTCATACCCCCTTGATCACGGATTGCAACCCTTTCATACCCCCTTGTTCACGTTGTGCACCCCTTTCATACCCCCCTTGATCACGTGGTGCACCCTTTTCATACCCCCCTTGATCACGTGGTGCACTCCTTTCATACCCCCccttgatcacggggtgcacccCTTTTAGTTTGTACGCGCCCGCCAAAGAATTGcccatatatattttaaaaaatcatcCTTTTAAGTTTTTAGGTAAGAATGATTTTAAAACCAATTTATCCGCCAGGTGGAATTGATTTTAATTTTGGATAAAACGATAGTCGACTTCTAACTGCTGTTTTCTCATATCAATGTGAAACTTATTGACTTTTTGCATAGATTTGGATTTTTACTCTGCGAGTTCGGTAGATGTTTTCAACTCCTCTTTGATAACTAATCCTGTTTATACAGTTTGTCCGTCTAGAAGTTTATGGGAATACCACCAAGGAATATGCTACCGCTTTGTAAAAGGTGATGGAAAGGAGGAGAAGTGGGATGGTGCTAGAGACGAATGCCTTTCGAATGGAAATCTTGTGATGGTCAAGAACGCAAACATCAACACCCTTCTGTCGAATATTGCTTCAAATCAGGTATGGGTGTGTAATACGGATGTGTAATATGGATTTATTCATACTGTCAAATGTCAAGGAGTCAAAGTTTGCAAGAAGCAACACTTGATTTTTTGGTTTGATTTTCTAGTCAAGCTCTAACGAAGCCCTTTATTTGTGTATGTTGTATGTACATGATTGTTGCACATAGCCGTATCATGCAACGTATAaggttgggggggggcacaatacagaaacattaagaaaatattgtggggggggggggcagccaCGCTGGTCATTACTAAATaatctttaaaaatattgggggggggggggcagtgcccaaccccctgctacggccttgTCTGCTTTACCTGCCGTGTTTGTATGTCAGTGTTACATGTCAAACTCCCGTAAGCCCTGTTTCGTGTTCCATAATGTCTGTGTTTCGTGTTGGGTGTCCGTGTTGCGTGTCCGTGTTGTGTGTCCTTGTTGCGTGTCCGTGTTGTGTGTCCTTGTTGCGTGTCCGTGTTGTGTGTCCGTGTTGCGTGTCCGTGTTGTGTGTCCGTGTTGCATGTCCGTGTTGCATGTCCGTGTTGCATGTCCTTGTTGCGTGACCGAGTTGTGTGTCCGTGTTGCATGTCCGTGTTGTGTGTACGTGTTGCGTGTCCGTGTTGTGTGTCCGTGTTGCATGTCCGTGTTGCATGTCCGTGTTGCATGTCCTTGTTGCGTGTCCGTGTTGTGTGTCCGTGTTGGGTGTCCGTGTTGGGTGTCCGTGTTGCATGTCCTTGTTGCATGTCCTTGTTGCGTGTCCGTGTTGTGTGTCCGTGTTGCATGTCCGTGTTGCATGTCCGTGTTGCATGTCCTTGTTGCATGTCCTTGTTGCGTGTCCGTGTTGTGTGTCCGTGTTGGGTGTCCGTGTTGGGTGTACGTGTTGGGTGTACGTGTGTCCGTGTTGTGTGTCCGTGTTGCGTGTCCGTGTTGCGTGTCCGTGTTGTGTGTCCGTGCTGGGTGTACGTGTGTACGGGTTGTGTGGCCTTTGGCCGTGCTATGTTTCCGTGTTTGTTTGTCCTTGCTATGTGTTCGTTTTGAGTGTCCGTGTCGTATGTCCGTGTTTGCATGTCCGTGGGGGGCGTGCGCATCTAGTGAAATGGTGTTCGATAGAAAAGGTGTTGAAAATAATAGGCACTCCTTTTGATCACATCTTGGAAGGAGGGGATTTTCTTTGGTATATCCACGGTAAAGTTCTAACTCTACTGGAGGCtctaaccccctccccctccccccccccccccccccccccccgcccccagCTACGGCCCATTTTTCTCTATTCATCTTTCATAtttctcttcttttatacTTGTTATTTCTTAGAAAGATTCGTGGATTGGCTTAATTCGGAAGGAGGACGACCGTACGTTTCACTGGGTGGACGGCACGCCAGTAGGTTACACAAACTTCGCCTCTGGCCAGCACGACCGCTCAGGCAGAAGCAAGGCGTGCGTGTACATGCGGCAAACTGACGGCAAATGGGTAGACGACGATTGCAACCAAAAGATGAATTATATCTGCGAAATACCTGCAATCAAATACTAGTTCTACTTGCAAAACTTGCAAAACCAAAAATCACTCTTTTATAGACCCAAAAAGCTATTGATGATAGGTTTGGTTTAAAAGCACATTGAATTTGAAAAATCGTTCCATTTATACACCAGCGGCTTTTTAAATTGCCGAAGGTAGTGAAAATTTTCATGATTACACGGATAAATGATATTCTCaaaaaacaatataatttCAATTTGATGAGACAGAAGGCGGTTAAGCGTCAGTTGGAAATCGCTTGCTCAGCTATACAAAACCTGCAGCCTGTTATTTTTTGCCAAGGGATCCTTTGCTTGATAAATTGcccttgttttgcttgatatTTTCTAGTAGAATAGGGAACTTTATTATTTGATAATAACTTTATTATTTGATAATAGATAGATATCAGATTGTAGAAATCCCATTACTTATACGCTTATACTTACTACTATTATAACactgatttaaaaaataataataaagagcACTCTTTTATATGAGCCCCTGTTTGAGCCTATTTTAGCTGTTTAGTAAGAACaatgatgatttttaattacGAGTAGATAAATTATGCATGCCCGAAAACCTCTACTTAGGTTCCTTTTTTAGAAGTTTGTGCGTTTGCCGAATATCTGAGAAGCGCTTCTATCTGTAAATTCGTCTTACGTAACTATATGTGTTTATCATTACAAAGCTTAGACACCCCTGGCTTAGATagaaagcccccccccccccccccccccccacctccatCTCTAACCCCAGACTTCTTCGTCCACACGCTGACCAATACCGTGGACCCATGACCCGGCGCGCCATATTTCTCCACACCTCGTGGCTCCCAGGTTCTTGTGTATTTTGCCGAAATAACCGGCAACGATTTGTACTGTCGTTCTAAACTTACAATCTACCCTTAAGGTAAGTACTTGCTATATTGTAAACGCATTGGGTGAGCTTTTTAACCGCCTGCTATGTTCTTggagtttatttttttgaaaCCGAAAAGTTCGCATGAGTCAACTATCACGTTTTCAGTCGTGTCAAGCTTATTGATTTAGAGATTTTACCATTTTGgggtatattttatattttatatgtGTTATTCATCATTGCATGTCATGGCATAAGAaagtttttattataattttgttCTGCGTCTTACATGGATTTATCGAGTCGTGTTTATTTCGCAATGGAATGGACGATTGTTCATTTCTTTGCATACGAACTTGCATCAGATTATGAAATCCgcgccaattttttttttcatgccgCTGTGGTCGAGATCTATGATGTTATTACACTTTTGATTTGATGGTCAT contains the following coding sequences:
- the LOC116619671 gene encoding macrophage mannose receptor 1 → MNFLSQRIFSFETLCALLAVLFVILVGNNLISGQQCDAGDPELPFDTREPMKGIKLSGMAPWRTVLVQDLSHCAELCKKRKSCTVYNVGPLDTTGLVRPCELYDGPVLVKEDQTTNNPDWYLGGRQCDVGNDCTNGKECIQFGSRKSPEKKCIPVCPSRSLWEYHQGICYRFVKGDGKEEKWDGARDECLSNGNLVMVKNANINTLLSNIASNQKDSWIGLIRKEDDRTFHWVDGTPVGYTNFASGQHDRSGRSKACVYMRQTDGKWVDDDCNQKMNYICEIPAIKY